A single window of Gossypium arboreum isolate Shixiya-1 chromosome 13, ASM2569848v2, whole genome shotgun sequence DNA harbors:
- the LOC108489911 gene encoding ETHYLENE INSENSITIVE 3-like 3 protein isoform X1, with protein MAELDDTGGDISWDIEVSELKCDNMGEEDVSDEEIGADELERRMWKDSVRLRRIKERERVAAQQAAELNQTSELARRKKISRAQDGILKNMLMLMEVYNARGFVYGIVPEKGKAVSGASDNLRAWWKEKVNFDKNGPAAIVKYEAECLAMSVSDRNRNGNPCSSLQDLQDATIGSLLSTLMQHCDPPQRKYPLEKRIPPPWWPTGNEDWWVKLGLQRGDSPPYKKPHDLKKMWKVGVLTAVIKHMSPDIAKIRRHVLQSKCLQGKLTAKESAIWLGVLGREEALIRTSSITEISRGGHADSNDVVGNQIGSVSSKNNGRNQLTDAEPVALIGNDDAPLVQEDVPVEKQSRRKRPRLRSSCGGR; from the exons ATGGCTGAACTTGATGATACTGGAGGTGATATTAG TTGGGACATTGAAGTTAGTGAGTTAAAGTGTGACAATATGGGTGAGGAAGATGTTAGCGATGAAGAGATCGGAGCGGATGAATTGGAGAGACGAATGTGGAAAGATTCTGTTAGACTCAGAAGGATTAAGGAGAGGGAAAGGGTTGCAGCTCAACAGGCTGCGGAACTGAATCAAACCTCGGAACTGGCTCGGAGGAAGAAGATTTCCCGAGCGCAAGATGGGATTCTTAAGAACATGTTGATGTTAATGGAAGTTTATAATGCGCGTGGATTTGTGTACGGTATTGTTCCTGAAAAAGGTAAGGCTGTGAGTGGTGCTTCGGATAATTTAAGAGCTTGGTGGAAAGAAAAGGTGAACTTCGACAAGAATGGACCGGCAGCTATAGTCAAGTACGAGGCGGAGTGTTTAGCTATGAGTGTGTCTGACAGGAATAGAAACGGAAACCCATGTAGCAGTCTCCAAGACCTACAAGATGCTACTATCGGATCTCTTTTATCAACTTTGATGCAACATTGTGATCCACCGCAGAGAAAGTATCCACTAGAAAAGAGAATCCCTCCGCCTTGGTGGCCTACCGGGAATGAAGATTGGTGGGTAAAACTAGGGCTACAACGGGGTGATAGTCCTCCGTATAAGAAGCCACATGATCTCAAGAAGATGTGGAAAGTCGGAGTGTTAACAGCCGTGATCAAGCACATGTCACCCGATATCGCAAAAATTCGGAGACATGTACTTCAGTCGAAATGTTTACAAGGTAAGCTGACAGCAAAGGAGAGTGCAATTTGGTTAGGGGTGTTGGGCCGAGAGGAAGCTCTAATTCGAACATCCAGCATAACCGAAATATCCCGAGGTGGTCATGCTGACAGCAACGATGTTGTCGGTAACCAAATAGGCTCGGTTTCTTCCAAAAATAATGGGAGAAATCAACTAACAGATGCAGAGCCTGTGGCTCTAATCGGGAATGATGATGCCCCTCTGGTCCAAGAGGATGTTCCGGTGGAAAAACAATCTAGGAGAAAGAGACCTCGTTTAAGATCAAGTTGTGGCGGTCGATAA
- the LOC108489911 gene encoding ETHYLENE INSENSITIVE 3-like 3 protein isoform X2 produces MGEEDVSDEEIGADELERRMWKDSVRLRRIKERERVAAQQAAELNQTSELARRKKISRAQDGILKNMLMLMEVYNARGFVYGIVPEKGKAVSGASDNLRAWWKEKVNFDKNGPAAIVKYEAECLAMSVSDRNRNGNPCSSLQDLQDATIGSLLSTLMQHCDPPQRKYPLEKRIPPPWWPTGNEDWWVKLGLQRGDSPPYKKPHDLKKMWKVGVLTAVIKHMSPDIAKIRRHVLQSKCLQGKLTAKESAIWLGVLGREEALIRTSSITEISRGGHADSNDVVGNQIGSVSSKNNGRNQLTDAEPVALIGNDDAPLVQEDVPVEKQSRRKRPRLRSSCGGR; encoded by the coding sequence ATGGGTGAGGAAGATGTTAGCGATGAAGAGATCGGAGCGGATGAATTGGAGAGACGAATGTGGAAAGATTCTGTTAGACTCAGAAGGATTAAGGAGAGGGAAAGGGTTGCAGCTCAACAGGCTGCGGAACTGAATCAAACCTCGGAACTGGCTCGGAGGAAGAAGATTTCCCGAGCGCAAGATGGGATTCTTAAGAACATGTTGATGTTAATGGAAGTTTATAATGCGCGTGGATTTGTGTACGGTATTGTTCCTGAAAAAGGTAAGGCTGTGAGTGGTGCTTCGGATAATTTAAGAGCTTGGTGGAAAGAAAAGGTGAACTTCGACAAGAATGGACCGGCAGCTATAGTCAAGTACGAGGCGGAGTGTTTAGCTATGAGTGTGTCTGACAGGAATAGAAACGGAAACCCATGTAGCAGTCTCCAAGACCTACAAGATGCTACTATCGGATCTCTTTTATCAACTTTGATGCAACATTGTGATCCACCGCAGAGAAAGTATCCACTAGAAAAGAGAATCCCTCCGCCTTGGTGGCCTACCGGGAATGAAGATTGGTGGGTAAAACTAGGGCTACAACGGGGTGATAGTCCTCCGTATAAGAAGCCACATGATCTCAAGAAGATGTGGAAAGTCGGAGTGTTAACAGCCGTGATCAAGCACATGTCACCCGATATCGCAAAAATTCGGAGACATGTACTTCAGTCGAAATGTTTACAAGGTAAGCTGACAGCAAAGGAGAGTGCAATTTGGTTAGGGGTGTTGGGCCGAGAGGAAGCTCTAATTCGAACATCCAGCATAACCGAAATATCCCGAGGTGGTCATGCTGACAGCAACGATGTTGTCGGTAACCAAATAGGCTCGGTTTCTTCCAAAAATAATGGGAGAAATCAACTAACAGATGCAGAGCCTGTGGCTCTAATCGGGAATGATGATGCCCCTCTGGTCCAAGAGGATGTTCCGGTGGAAAAACAATCTAGGAGAAAGAGACCTCGTTTAAGATCAAGTTGTGGCGGTCGATAA
- the LOC108453766 gene encoding pentatricopeptide repeat-containing protein At3g02650, mitochondrial, translated as MRNSGFNDPIKKPKIKSETKKITSAGYRVRVLQFAHFQSFFKYVQRKEEMWRSMSARSRLLMVAREFGVTQMNQVLCRKPLHSFPKASLSPILHRFFSHSSANPSDDSSPGFTENGDPQLDFIAGIETSNTQVPSLEGLAVDETGMDNFVTGDSKIDMEEETQAYEIDGNKLENVLSLLQSRVDGSLESNLNAMDLDLHEDFVVKVVETPYILGENLIRFLKWVMEKPGFDVTATVVDSLVKIICSDARMKNAYGLWDLVKKIGEKREGVLNVGVLNELIALFSKLGKGKAAMEVFDKFADFGCVPNEDSFYFTIEALCRRSFYDWGWSVCEKMLSEESLPDGERVGKIISWFCKGGKAKEAHTVYLSAKGKNKVLPRSSVNILIGSLCKKDETVKLALEMLDGFSGDERKYAIKPFSAVVRGLCRTKNVDEAKNVILKMIEQGPPPGNAVFNSVVNGYSKAGDMEKAKEVMKLMETRGLKPDVYTYTVIMSGYANGGQMDQACEILSEAKKKHTKLSPATYHTLIRGYCKIEEFDKALNLLAEMKDFGVQPNVDEYNKLIQSLCLKVLDWQTAEKLFDEMKENGLYLNGITRSLIMAVKELESEGTDIMEATTKA; from the coding sequence ATGCGCAATTCGGGTTTTAATGACCCgattaaaaaacccaaaattaaaagtGAAACTAAAAAAATAACCTCTGCAGGATATAGGGTTAGGGTTTTGCAGTTTGCACACTTCCAGAGTTTTTTCAAGTACGTACAACGGAAGGAAGAGATGTGGAGATCAATGTCGGCAAGATCCAGGCTGTTGATGGTAGCACGGGAATTTGGTGTTACCCAAATGAACCAGGTTCTATGTCGTAAACCTTTACATTCCTTCCCCAAAGCATCGCTCTCTCCAATCCTTCATCGTTTTTTCTCCCATTCATCCGCGAATCCAAGCGATGATTCTTCCCCTGGTTTCACAGAAAATGGGGATCCCCAGTTGGATTTCATCGCTGGGATCGAGACTAGCAACACCCAAGTTCCCTCTTTAGAGGGTCTTGCCGTTGATGAGACCGGAATGGACAATTTCGTAACTGGAGATTCAAAAATTGACATGGAAGAAGAAACCCAAGCTTATGAGATTGATGGTAACAAGTTAGAAAACGTGTTGTCTTTATTGCAAAGTAGAGTTGATGGGTCTTTAGAATCTAATCTTAATGCTATGGATTTGGATTTACATGAAGATTTCGTTGTTAAAGTTGTTGAAACTCCGTATATTTTGGGTGAAAATTTGATTAGGTTTTTGAAATGGGTAATGGAGAAACCTGGGTTTGATGTGACTGCTACTGTTGTTGATTCACTTGTTAAGATTATTTGTAGTGATGCTAGGATGAAGAATGCTTATGGTTTGTGGGATTTGGTTAAGAAAATTGGGGAGAAAAGGGAGGGAGTTTTGAATGTGGGTGTTTTAAATGAGTTGATTGCTTTGTTTTCGAAGTTGGGTAAAGGGAAGGCAGCTATGGAGGTGTTTGATAAATTTGCGGATTTCGGGTGTGTACCGAATGAAGATAGTTTTTATTTCACTATTGAAGCTCTATGTCGACGGTCTTTTTATGATTGGGGTTGGTCTGTGTGTGAAAAGATGCTCAGTGAAGAGAGCTTGCCGGATGGTGAACGGGTTGGGAAGATTATATCTTGGTTTTGTAAAGGTGGTAAGGCTAAGGAGGCTCACACGGTTTATTTGTCGGCcaaggggaaaaacaaggttctTCCTCGTTCTTCTGTTAATATCTTAATCGGTTCACTCTGTAAGAAGGATGAAACGGTGAAGTTAGCTTTGGAGATGTTAGATGGATTCTCCGGAGATGAAAGGAAATATGCAATCAAGCCGTTCTCGGCTGTTGTTCGTGGTCTGTGTCGGACGAAAAATGTTGATGAAGCCAAAAACGTGATTCTTAAAATGATTGAACAAGGGCCGCCTCCTGGAAATGCGGTTTTCAATTCAGTTGTCAATGGATATTCAAAGGCAGGAGATATGGAAAAAGCAAAGGAGGTGATGAAACTGATGGAGACTAGGGGGTTGAAACCTGATGTTTACACATACACCGTCATAATGAGTGGTTATGCAAATGGTGGCCAAATGGATCAAGCTTGTGAAATATTGTCAGAAGCCAAGAAAAAACATACTAAGCTGAGTCCAGCAACTTATCACACTCTAATTCGTGGATACTGCAAAATCGAAGAGTTTGACAAGGCTTTGAACCTATTGGCCGAGATGAAAGATTTCGGTGTCCAACCTAATGTCGATGAATACAATAAATTGATCCAGTCTCTTTGCTTAAAGGTCTTAGATTGGCAAACAGCTGAGAAACTATTcgatgaaatgaaagaaaatggctTGTATCTTAACGGAATCACCCGAAGTCTTATAATGGCAGTTAAGGAGCTCGAATCAGAAGGAACAGACATCATGGAAGCAACCACTAAAGCTTAA
- the LOC108451228 gene encoding histone H3.2, with the protein MARTKQTARKSTGGKAPRKQLATKAARKSAPATGGVKKPHRFRPGTVALREIRKYQKSTELLIRKLPFQRLVREIAQDFKTDLRFQSSAVAALQEAAEAYLVGLFEDTNLCAIHAKRVTIMPKDIQLARRIRGERA; encoded by the coding sequence ATGGCTCGTACAAAGCAAACAGCCAGGAAATCAACCGGTGGAAAAGCTCCACGTAAGCAACTGGCGACGAAAGCCGCGAGGAAATCAGCTCCAGCCACCGGAGGAGTGAAGAAGCCTCACCGTTTCAGGCCAGGAACAGTGGCGTTGAGAGAAATCAGGAAGTACCAGAAGAGTACCGAGCTTTTGATCCGTAAACTTCCATTCCAAAGGCTAGTGAGGGAAATCGCTCAAGATTTCAAGACGGATCTGAGATTCCAAAGTAGTGCGGTGGCGGCTTTACAAGAAGCGGCGGAAGCTTATCTGGTTGGCCTGTTTGAGGATACCAATCTCTGTGCTATTCATGCCAAGAGGGTTACTATTATGCCTAAAGATATTCAACTGGCTCGGAGGATTAGAGGAGAGAGAGCTTAA
- the LOC108452106 gene encoding uncharacterized protein LOC108452106: protein MEEAVSADMAVAPPSSRVSLSPFSPVRRQRRRLSVHFADLSRPVVSSATRLARVSLQGRLVNAEEASSARTVGGGLGCKEAVAWELFSPIERFLIVAVIGVATAESKKNWLISHLRKSVELRDEVLSSMQQKVDNLCEQLNNGEEKPRIGAKIEVGTPLNETFGSGSMKVDDCGCWICYQHREQFKGNYMVKNSSGSVTPLPNETEQEERRMSDLSDWASSVTSASEIQLNNLAIEQDTFNLKRECEEKDAIIKELNTSVQSTNMASSKRISELEDIIRRKNTTITRLKKDMVVLEQKVVHLTRLQRPSSSTSSPNYWQTPVMTDNLLYDMDSTTSPSSSDSDCSPKIQPQAPVPKVEEVCFKNNDIALDKEQKSAPAKVTSSFTGQTACRSMPEPATPLREISMNQRSKPPSSRQRQVSASQDSKRIKKQTRSVSKDSTSKKRWA from the exons ATGGAAGAAGCCGTTTCAGCTGACATGGCAGTGGCACCTCCATCATCAAGGGTTTCACTTTCACCATTCTCTCCTGTCCGTCGACAGCGGAGGAGGCTTTCTGTTCACTTCGCCGATCTTAGCCGGCCGGTTGTTTCTTCTGCTACGCGGCTGGCGAGGGTTTCACTCCAAGGACGTCTTGTAAATGCCGAGGAAGCCAGCTCGGCTCGAACTGTAGGAGGCGGTTTGGGCTGCAAGGAGGCCGTGGCTTGGGAGCTATTTAGTCCTATTGAGAGGTTCTTGATCGTGGCGGTGATCGGCGTCGCAACTGCCGAGTCTAAGAAGAATTGGTTGATAAGCCACCTAAGAAAATCGGTCGAGTTGAGG GATGAGGTGCTTTCAAGCATGCAGCAGAAGGTAGACAATCTATGCGAACAGCTGAATAACGGCGAAGAGAAGCCGAGAATTGGGGCTAAAATAGAAGTAGGAACTCCATTGAATGAAACTTTTGGCTCTGGGAGTATGAAGGTTGATGACTGTGGTTGTTGGATTTGCTATCAACATCGCGAACAATTTAAA GGTAACTATATGGTGAAAAACTCTAGTGGGAGTGTGACGCCATTGCCAAATGAGACTGAACAAGAGGAGCGCCGCATGTCTGATTTGTCAGACTGGGCTTCAAGTGTCACGTCTGCATCTGAAATCCAG TTGAATAATCTTGCAATAGAGCAGGATACTTTCAATCTTAAGAGGGAATGTGAAGAGAAGGATGCCATCATAAAGGAACTAAACACTTCTGTCCAATCAACCAATATGGCTAGTTCGAAG AGGATATCGGAGTTGGAGGACATTATACGCAGAAAGAACACGACAATCACTAGATTGAAGAAGGACATGGTGGTTCTAGAACAAAAG GTTGTCCACTTGACAAGGCTTCAGAGACCTTCCTCTTCCACCTCAAGTCCGAACTATTGGCAAACTCCAGTCATGACAGATAACCTCCTTTATGACATGGATAGTACTACTAGTCCTTCCTCATCTGATTCGGATTGCTCACCAAAGATCCAACCACAAGCTCCGGTTCCCAAAGTTGAGGAAGTTTGTTTCAAGAACAATGACATTGCTTTAGACAAAGAACAAAAATCAGCACCTGCAAAAGTTACAAGCTCTTTTACGGGACAGACCGCATGCCGTTCGATGCCTGAACCGGCTACTCCATTAAGAGAAATATCAATGAATCAAAGATCTAAACCACCATCTTCAAGGCAAAGGCAAGTATCAGCTAGTCAAGATTCAAAGCGAATTAAGAAGCAAACTCGAAGTGTATCGAAAGATTCTACCTCGAAGAAGAGATGGGCTTA